A window from Streptomyces sp. NBC_00299 encodes these proteins:
- a CDS encoding non-ribosomal peptide synthetase, which produces MTSTASTASTTAAAEAGRAYWRDVLAAGGVTTVPRWTFDPVAGVATHEAPLPQDLTDALSRLTDDLAVPLRTVLLAAHAKVLAALSGEHEVTTGYVAVQAAPPLPCRLTVEPGSWRTLVLHTHRTESELLLHKDFPVDGLRRAAGLPGPVGEAEFDPIGDGGELAGNAVLRLGTPRPGEPPALRLRYRTDALDADCAARIVGYHLTALTLIAADPDAAHDRQSLLSADEHRFQLEGLAGPRRELPDHRFHELFEQRVRTHPDAVAAVHGDQRWTYRELNARANRLGRALLARGLGREGVVAVVTERNLDWTAAVLAVLKAGGVYLPVEPHFPADRIATMLTRAGCRLVLTEPGSTAMLDRALDSLPAVRALSVDAAYAECHADSDLGVGVAPDQLAYIYFTSGSTGEPKGAMCEHAGMLNHLYAKIDDLGIGEGQVVAQTAPQCFDISLWQLVSALLAGGRTLLVEQDAILDVPRFVDTIARGGVGVLQVVPSYLDAVVAYLERHPRALPDLRCVSVTGEALKWELVQRWFAAEPGIRLVNAYGLTETSDDTNHEVMDRAPDNGRISLGSPISNVHVHVVDEHLSPVPLGAPGAIVFSGVCVGRGYVNDPERTRQAFVPDPHRAGRRLYRGGDYGRWVPGGKLEFLGRQDTQVKIRGFRIEIGEVESAMLRAPGVRDGAVVAVEGAGQGGRLVAFYSGDGPLKDADLRDRLGRSLPEYMVPTEFHWQENLPVTANGKVDKKGLTALAAQVSAVVPDAGSAGTGLDMAEAGRDTPRTPTERRLAALWAQVLGIPEHTIRRHDHFFDRGGTSLAAVRLAIALDRAVDIKDLTRHPVLADLARVVNGRAPAAAPPASAAGVGPAPPASS; this is translated from the coding sequence ATGACATCCACGGCATCGACGGCATCGACGACAGCGGCTGCGGAGGCCGGCCGGGCGTACTGGCGGGATGTGCTCGCCGCCGGCGGGGTCACCACCGTCCCTCGGTGGACCTTCGACCCGGTGGCCGGTGTCGCCACGCACGAGGCGCCGCTTCCCCAGGATCTGACGGACGCGCTGAGCCGCCTGACGGACGATCTGGCGGTACCCCTGCGCACGGTGCTGCTCGCCGCGCACGCCAAGGTTCTCGCCGCTCTGTCCGGCGAACACGAGGTCACGACCGGTTATGTCGCCGTACAAGCCGCGCCGCCGCTGCCCTGCCGGCTGACCGTCGAACCCGGCTCGTGGCGGACGCTGGTGCTGCACACCCACCGGACCGAGTCGGAACTGCTGCTGCACAAGGACTTCCCCGTCGACGGACTTCGGCGTGCGGCGGGCCTGCCCGGACCGGTCGGCGAGGCCGAGTTCGATCCGATCGGCGACGGCGGCGAACTCGCCGGGAACGCCGTGCTGCGGCTGGGCACACCGCGACCGGGCGAGCCGCCCGCGCTGCGGCTGCGGTACCGGACCGACGCGCTCGACGCGGACTGCGCCGCGAGGATCGTCGGCTACCACCTCACCGCGCTCACGCTGATCGCGGCCGATCCGGACGCCGCGCACGACCGGCAGAGCCTGCTCTCGGCCGATGAGCACCGTTTCCAGCTCGAGGGACTCGCCGGACCCCGCCGCGAACTGCCCGACCACCGCTTCCACGAGCTTTTCGAACAACGCGTCAGGACGCACCCCGACGCCGTCGCGGCCGTACACGGCGACCAGCGGTGGACCTACCGGGAACTCAACGCGAGGGCCAACCGGCTGGGGCGTGCCCTCCTGGCACGGGGGCTGGGCCGTGAAGGGGTCGTCGCGGTGGTGACCGAGCGGAACCTGGACTGGACGGCCGCCGTCCTGGCGGTCCTCAAGGCCGGCGGGGTGTACCTGCCCGTCGAGCCGCACTTCCCGGCCGACCGCATCGCGACCATGCTCACGCGGGCCGGGTGCCGGCTCGTGCTGACGGAACCGGGCAGCACCGCCATGCTCGACCGGGCCCTCGACTCGCTGCCCGCGGTCCGGGCGCTGTCCGTCGACGCCGCCTACGCGGAGTGCCACGCGGACTCCGACCTCGGCGTCGGCGTCGCCCCGGACCAACTCGCCTACATCTACTTCACGTCCGGCTCCACCGGCGAGCCCAAGGGAGCCATGTGCGAGCACGCGGGCATGCTCAACCACCTCTACGCCAAGATCGACGACCTGGGGATCGGCGAGGGGCAGGTGGTCGCCCAGACCGCGCCCCAGTGCTTCGACATCTCGCTGTGGCAACTGGTCTCCGCGCTGCTGGCCGGCGGGCGGACCCTGCTCGTGGAACAGGACGCGATCCTGGACGTCCCGCGGTTCGTCGACACGATCGCCCGCGGCGGGGTCGGCGTCCTCCAGGTCGTGCCGTCGTACCTCGACGCGGTCGTGGCCTACCTGGAGCGGCACCCGCGCGCGCTGCCGGACCTGCGATGCGTGTCGGTCACAGGCGAGGCACTGAAATGGGAACTCGTGCAGCGCTGGTTCGCGGCCGAGCCCGGCATCAGGCTGGTCAACGCGTACGGGCTGACCGAGACGTCGGACGACACCAACCACGAGGTGATGGACCGGGCGCCGGACAACGGACGGATCTCGCTCGGCTCGCCGATCAGCAACGTGCACGTCCACGTCGTGGACGAGCACCTGTCACCGGTGCCGCTCGGCGCCCCCGGCGCGATCGTCTTCTCCGGGGTGTGTGTCGGCCGCGGTTACGTCAACGACCCCGAGCGCACCCGGCAGGCCTTCGTACCGGATCCGCACCGCGCGGGCCGGCGGCTCTACCGGGGCGGCGACTACGGCCGCTGGGTGCCCGGGGGCAAGCTGGAGTTCCTCGGCCGCCAGGACACCCAGGTCAAGATCCGCGGCTTCCGGATCGAGATCGGCGAGGTCGAGAGCGCCATGCTGCGGGCACCCGGCGTCCGCGACGGCGCGGTGGTGGCCGTCGAGGGGGCCGGCCAGGGCGGACGCCTGGTGGCCTTCTACTCCGGTGACGGCCCGCTGAAGGACGCCGACCTCAGGGACCGGCTGGGCCGGTCGCTGCCCGAGTACATGGTCCCCACCGAGTTCCACTGGCAGGAGAACCTGCCGGTGACCGCCAACGGCAAGGTCGACAAGAAGGGGCTCACCGCGCTCGCCGCGCAGGTCAGCGCCGTGGTGCCGGATGCCGGATCCGCCGGCACCGGGCTTGACATGGCCGAGGCGGGCCGCGACACGCCCCGCACGCCCACCGAACGGCGGCTGGCCGCCCTGTGGGCTCAGGTCCTCGGAATACCGGAGCACACGATCCGCCGGCACGACCACTTCTTCGACCGTGGCGGCACCTCCCTCGCGGCCGTGCGGCTCGCGATCGCCCTGGACCGTGCCGTGGACATCAAGGACCTCACGCGCCACCCGGTGCTGGCCGACCTGGCCCGCGTCGTCAACGGCAGGGCCCCGGCCGCCGCGCCACCGGCCTCCGCGGCCGGCGTCGGCCCCGCACCACCGGCTTCCTCCTGA
- a CDS encoding Pls/PosA family non-ribosomal peptide synthetase, producing MEESTALLDGCGEPAGIERTLAAVLAEVVRSEQVPVDGHFFDDLGADSLVMAHFCARVRKRADLPSVSMRDVYRHPTIRSLATALADAEPVPRSEPAAVLTAPESPAPAPSAAGKRQYVLCGALQFLAFLGYVYLLAFGTALGYGWISAGSGALDVYLRSVLFGGATFLVLCVLPVLVKWTLVGRWTPQRIPVWSVAYVRFWIVKTLVRADPMVLFSGSPLYLLYLRALGAKVGRGAVVLSRNVPVCTDLFTIGDGTVIRKDSFFSCYRAHAGQIQTGPVTIGRNVLVSEATVLDIDTSLGDGAQLGHASSLHRGQAVPDGEHWHGSPAQRTDVDYQVVGRARCGAVRRATHSLLQLLLALAVYVPLAVGGVAALLVEVPQLSTALEPGPAVFADGSFYLEALAMSFVLVFGAVPAGLLVLTALPRLLSLTITPGRTYRLYGFHFEVHRTITLLTNWRFLKRLFGDSSAIVHYLRGLGYDLSRVEQTGSNFGTEMKHETPYLSFVGRGTMAADGLSIMNADFSSTAFRVSRVSIGPRNFLGNRIAYPTRGRTGDNCLLATKVMVPVDGEVREGVGLLGSPSFEIPRSVLRDSTFDRLKGREELRHGLAAKNRHNVATMAWYLLSRWIFAFVLILLVTAAAELYGPLGVSGLMLADLLVVLFTIAYFVLVERVVTAVRPLKPLFCSIYTPDFWQHERYWKVPSETYLRMLNGTPFKNVAWRLLGVRLGRMVFDDGCHLTERAMAAIGDGCTLNLGSVVQCHSQEDGAFKSDRSTIGSGCTLGVGAFVHYGVTVGDGAVLAPDSFLMKGEAVPQQAWWGGNPARPIRSYGEDEVRSAP from the coding sequence ATGGAGGAATCCACGGCCCTGCTGGACGGATGCGGTGAACCGGCCGGCATCGAGAGAACCCTCGCCGCGGTGCTGGCCGAGGTCGTGCGGAGCGAGCAGGTTCCGGTCGACGGTCACTTCTTCGACGACCTGGGCGCCGACTCACTGGTGATGGCGCACTTCTGCGCACGAGTCAGGAAGCGCGCGGATCTGCCGTCGGTGTCGATGAGGGACGTCTATCGCCACCCGACGATCAGGAGCCTGGCGACGGCGCTCGCGGATGCCGAGCCCGTGCCCCGGTCCGAACCGGCGGCTGTGCTCACGGCACCGGAGTCCCCGGCCCCGGCCCCGTCCGCGGCGGGCAAGCGGCAGTACGTCCTGTGCGGCGCCCTGCAGTTCCTGGCCTTCCTGGGGTACGTCTACCTCCTCGCCTTCGGCACCGCCCTGGGCTACGGGTGGATCTCCGCCGGATCGGGCGCACTCGATGTGTACCTGCGCTCGGTCCTGTTCGGAGGTGCGACGTTCCTGGTCCTGTGCGTCCTCCCCGTCCTCGTGAAGTGGACCCTCGTAGGCCGGTGGACGCCTCAGCGCATACCCGTCTGGAGCGTGGCGTACGTCCGCTTCTGGATCGTCAAGACGCTGGTGCGGGCGGATCCCATGGTGCTGTTCAGCGGCTCCCCGCTCTACCTGCTCTACCTCAGGGCACTGGGCGCGAAGGTCGGGCGGGGCGCCGTGGTCCTCTCCCGGAACGTGCCCGTGTGCACCGACCTGTTCACCATCGGTGACGGCACGGTCATCCGCAAGGACTCGTTCTTCTCCTGCTACCGGGCGCACGCCGGACAGATCCAGACGGGCCCCGTCACCATCGGCAGGAACGTGCTGGTCAGCGAGGCCACCGTCCTCGACATCGACACATCGCTCGGCGACGGGGCCCAGCTCGGGCACGCCTCCTCACTGCACCGCGGGCAGGCGGTGCCCGACGGCGAGCACTGGCACGGGTCCCCGGCACAGCGGACCGACGTGGACTACCAGGTGGTGGGCCGGGCCCGCTGCGGCGCGGTGCGCAGAGCGACCCACAGCCTTCTGCAACTGCTGCTCGCGCTGGCCGTGTACGTACCCCTGGCGGTCGGCGGGGTGGCCGCGCTGCTCGTCGAGGTCCCGCAGCTCAGCACGGCTCTGGAGCCGGGACCCGCGGTCTTCGCCGACGGGTCGTTCTACCTCGAAGCCCTGGCGATGTCGTTCGTGCTCGTCTTCGGCGCCGTACCCGCCGGTCTCCTCGTCCTGACCGCCCTTCCGCGCCTGCTCAGCCTGACCATCACGCCGGGCAGGACCTACCGTCTGTACGGCTTCCACTTCGAGGTGCACCGGACGATCACGCTCCTGACCAACTGGCGGTTCCTGAAGCGTCTGTTCGGTGACAGCTCCGCCATCGTCCACTACCTGCGGGGCCTCGGATACGACCTCTCCCGCGTCGAGCAGACCGGGTCGAACTTCGGCACGGAGATGAAGCACGAGACGCCGTACCTGAGCTTCGTCGGGCGCGGCACGATGGCCGCCGACGGCCTGTCGATCATGAACGCCGACTTCTCCAGCACCGCGTTCCGGGTGTCCCGGGTGTCGATCGGGCCGCGCAACTTCCTCGGGAACCGGATCGCGTATCCCACGCGGGGCAGGACCGGCGACAACTGCCTGCTCGCGACGAAGGTGATGGTGCCGGTCGACGGGGAGGTCCGCGAAGGCGTCGGCCTGCTGGGCTCGCCGAGCTTCGAGATTCCGCGTTCGGTGCTGCGGGACAGCACGTTCGACCGGCTCAAGGGCCGTGAGGAGCTGCGGCACGGCCTTGCCGCCAAGAACAGGCACAACGTCGCCACCATGGCCTGGTACCTGCTGTCGCGTTGGATCTTTGCCTTCGTTCTCATCCTTCTCGTCACGGCAGCCGCGGAGTTGTACGGGCCGCTCGGCGTGTCCGGGCTCATGCTGGCCGACCTCCTGGTCGTGCTGTTCACCATCGCGTACTTCGTGCTGGTCGAACGCGTCGTCACAGCGGTCCGTCCCCTGAAACCCCTCTTCTGCTCGATCTACACACCGGACTTCTGGCAGCACGAGCGCTACTGGAAGGTGCCGTCGGAGACGTACCTGAGGATGCTCAACGGCACCCCGTTCAAGAACGTCGCCTGGCGGTTGCTGGGGGTGCGGCTCGGCCGCATGGTCTTCGACGACGGCTGCCATCTGACGGAACGGGCCATGGCCGCCATCGGGGACGGCTGCACGCTCAACCTGGGAAGCGTGGTCCAGTGCCACTCGCAGGAGGACGGCGCCTTCAAGTCCGACCGGAGCACGATCGGCTCCGGATGCACCCTCGGGGTCGGCGCTTTCGTCCACTACGGCGTGACGGTGGGCGACGGTGCGGTGCTCGCCCCGGACTCCTTCCTGATGAAGGGGGAGGCGGTCCCGCAGCAGGCCTGGTGGGGCGGGAATCCGGCACGGCCGATCCGCTCGTACGGCGAGGACGAGGTGAGGTCGGCCCCATGA
- a CDS encoding energy-coupling factor ABC transporter permease, producing the protein MHIAEGFLPPAHAVAWGVASAPFVVHGVRSLTREVREHPESTLLLGASGAFTFVLSALKLPSVTGSCSHPTGTGLGAILFRPPIMAVLGTITLLFQALLLAHGGLTTLGANVFSMAIVGPWAGYAIYRLLRRYDVPLMVAVFFGAFVADLSTYCVTSVQLALAFPDPSSGFLGALGKFGSIFAVTQIPLAVSEGLLTVLVMRLLVQSSKGELTRLGVLLAKKQSRTQTEAVAR; encoded by the coding sequence ATGCACATAGCCGAGGGTTTCCTCCCGCCGGCGCACGCGGTCGCCTGGGGCGTCGCGTCCGCGCCGTTCGTAGTCCACGGAGTCCGTTCGCTCACCCGTGAGGTCAGGGAGCACCCCGAGAGCACGCTGCTCCTCGGCGCCTCCGGAGCCTTCACGTTCGTCCTGTCCGCGCTGAAGCTGCCCTCGGTGACCGGCAGCTGCTCGCATCCGACCGGCACCGGGCTGGGCGCCATCCTGTTCCGGCCACCGATCATGGCGGTACTGGGCACCATCACCCTGCTCTTCCAGGCGCTGCTGCTCGCGCACGGTGGCCTGACCACGCTCGGCGCCAACGTCTTCTCGATGGCGATCGTGGGCCCCTGGGCCGGATACGCGATCTACAGACTGCTGCGCCGCTACGACGTGCCGCTGATGGTGGCGGTGTTCTTCGGGGCGTTCGTCGCCGACCTGTCCACCTACTGCGTCACCAGCGTCCAGCTGGCGCTCGCGTTCCCCGACCCGAGCAGCGGATTCCTGGGCGCGCTCGGCAAGTTCGGCTCCATCTTCGCCGTCACCCAGATCCCCCTCGCGGTGAGCGAGGGACTGCTCACGGTGCTCGTGATGCGGCTGCTGGTGCAGTCCAGCAAGGGCGAGCTGACCCGGCTGGGCGTGCTCCTCGCCAAGAAGCAGTCCCGGACCCAGACCGAGGCGGTGGCCCGATGA
- a CDS encoding energy-coupling factor ABC transporter substrate-binding protein: MSRNTKINVLLLIVVAALAVLPLALGLGDHKEEPFTGADAEAETAITEIKPDYEPWFSPLYEPPSGEIESALFALQAALGAGVLAYYFGVHRGRRQGEQRALERSRDAESGAGGAATAEESTVERA, encoded by the coding sequence ATGAGCAGGAACACGAAGATCAACGTCCTGCTGCTGATCGTCGTGGCCGCGCTCGCGGTCCTGCCGCTGGCCCTGGGACTCGGCGACCACAAGGAGGAGCCCTTCACGGGCGCCGACGCCGAGGCGGAGACCGCGATCACCGAGATCAAGCCGGACTACGAGCCCTGGTTCTCGCCGCTGTACGAGCCGCCGTCCGGTGAGATCGAGTCGGCCCTGTTCGCCCTCCAGGCGGCCCTCGGCGCCGGTGTCCTCGCCTACTACTTCGGCGTGCACCGGGGCAGGCGGCAGGGCGAGCAGCGGGCGCTGGAGCGGTCGCGGGACGCCGAGAGCGGGGCCGGTGGCGCCGCGACCGCCGAGGAGTCCACGGTCGAAAGGGCCTGA
- the cbiQ gene encoding cobalt ECF transporter T component CbiQ, producing MLPIDAAAHSSRWRRRHPVDKAVLGLGLTLLAISLPPWPGAALVLLTSLVVLLGPAGVPGRRLWRAYRVPLGFCVTGAVTLLVQVGGPEGFVSLADDGPLRAGELLLRTSAASLGVLLFAFTTPMSDLLPRLVKAGVPAPVVDVALVTYRMSFLLLDSVRRIRDAQAARLGHTSRAAEWRSLAGLGATAFVQAFDRATRLQAGLAGRGYDGTLRVLVPEARVSARFTAASCALLAALAALTLVLEKALP from the coding sequence GTGCTGCCGATCGACGCGGCGGCGCACAGCAGTCGCTGGCGCCGCCGTCACCCCGTGGACAAGGCTGTGCTCGGGCTCGGTCTCACCCTGCTCGCGATCTCGCTGCCGCCCTGGCCGGGCGCGGCCCTGGTGCTCCTGACGTCCCTCGTGGTGCTGCTGGGCCCGGCGGGCGTGCCGGGCCGGCGGCTGTGGCGTGCCTACCGCGTGCCGCTGGGCTTCTGCGTGACCGGCGCGGTCACCCTGCTCGTCCAGGTCGGCGGGCCGGAAGGCTTCGTGTCCCTCGCGGACGACGGCCCGCTGCGCGCCGGGGAACTACTCCTGCGCACCTCGGCGGCCTCGCTCGGGGTGCTGCTGTTCGCCTTCACCACCCCCATGTCCGACCTGCTGCCCCGCCTCGTGAAGGCGGGGGTGCCCGCGCCCGTCGTGGACGTCGCCCTGGTGACGTACCGCATGAGCTTCCTGCTCCTGGACTCCGTGCGCCGCATCCGGGACGCCCAGGCCGCCCGGCTGGGGCACACGAGCCGGGCCGCGGAGTGGCGTTCCCTGGCCGGGCTCGGCGCGACCGCCTTCGTACAGGCCTTCGACCGGGCCACCCGTCTCCAGGCCGGGCTCGCCGGGCGCGGCTACGACGGCACCCTGCGTGTCCTGGTGCCCGAGGCCCGGGTCTCCGCCCGCTTCACGGCCGCGAGTTGCGCCCTCCTCGCGGCGCTGGCCGCCCTCACCCTCGTACTGGAGAAGGCCCTGCCATGA
- a CDS encoding energy-coupling factor ABC transporter ATP-binding protein: protein MSEPTALVALRGASYAYEDGPVVLSGLDFDVREGRALALLGRNGSGKTTLMRLLSGGLRPHDGRLTVQGTPVTYGRKGLTRLRTTVQLVVQDPDDQLFAASVAQDVSFGPLNLGLSDPEVRVRVDEALAALDIRALADRPTHLLSYGQRKRTAIAGAVAMRPRVLILDEPTAGLDPDGQERLLATLDGLRSSGTTVVMATHDVDLALRWADDAALLTPSGARIGAAPEMLARTDLLQQAGLRLPWGVAAAQLLRAQGLLGDASAGPRTPDDLAALVPAPE from the coding sequence ATGAGCGAGCCCACCGCCCTGGTCGCCCTGCGGGGCGCGTCCTACGCCTATGAGGACGGCCCCGTCGTGCTCAGCGGCCTCGACTTCGACGTGCGCGAGGGGCGCGCGCTGGCGCTGCTCGGTCGCAACGGCAGTGGCAAGACCACGCTGATGCGGCTGCTCAGCGGCGGACTCAGGCCGCACGACGGCCGGTTGACGGTGCAGGGCACGCCCGTCACGTACGGCCGCAAGGGGCTGACCCGGTTGCGGACGACCGTCCAGTTGGTCGTGCAGGACCCGGACGACCAGCTCTTCGCCGCGTCCGTCGCCCAGGACGTGTCCTTCGGCCCGCTGAACCTCGGCCTGTCCGACCCCGAGGTGCGGGTGCGGGTCGACGAGGCGCTCGCCGCACTGGACATCAGGGCGCTGGCCGACCGGCCCACGCATCTGCTGTCGTACGGGCAGCGCAAGCGCACGGCCATCGCCGGCGCGGTGGCGATGCGGCCCCGGGTGCTGATCCTGGACGAGCCGACCGCCGGGCTCGACCCGGACGGGCAGGAACGCCTGCTCGCCACGCTCGACGGACTGCGCTCGAGCGGGACCACGGTGGTCATGGCCACGCATGACGTCGATCTGGCCCTGCGCTGGGCCGACGACGCGGCGCTCCTCACCCCGTCCGGCGCACGCATCGGGGCGGCACCGGAGATGCTGGCCCGCACCGACCTCCTCCAGCAGGCCGGCCTGCGGCTCCCGTGGGGTGTCGCCGCGGCCCAACTCCTGCGGGCACAGGGGTTGTTGGGCGACGCGTCGGCGGGCCCCCGCACCCCGGACGACCTGGCGGCGCTCGTCCCGGCACCGGAGTAG
- a CDS encoding APC family permease: MAEDIADAGPPQAAGLKPDAIGFVDALVIGLNATSPAYSLAAAIGPVVALVGVYAPGVMLASFVPMLLIASAFYYLNKVDQDCGTTFSWVTRAMGPWAGWLGGWAITMTGVLVIGSLADVAVTFALLAFGLDSWAENEFVRQLLTVLLIIVMTAVCVIGTEVSARVQNVLILAQVACLIAFAVVALYKVYADTGTLDAVDPAFSWLDPFGAGGAGLTAGLLLGVFIYWGWESAVNLTEEVENSATAPGKAAVWSTVILLVTYVAVAYAVVAYAGPAFLSENAAEEEFIFAILADEAMGGWDWVVLLAVSTSGLASTQTTIIPASRTALSMARRHALPSHYGHISPRFRTPDVSTWWVAGIAIAWYLIVRQISENALFDSLTALSLLIAFYYALTGIACAVYYRRHLTESLHNFLLIGLGPLIGAGLLVWLLVESIGDMADPENSYSGVSWFGLGPPLVIGIGITLAGVILMIVWRLMAPTFWEERPEVADPDLVHGDKEH; the protein is encoded by the coding sequence ATGGCCGAAGACATCGCGGACGCGGGCCCGCCGCAGGCCGCGGGCTTGAAGCCCGATGCGATCGGGTTCGTCGACGCGCTCGTCATCGGGCTCAACGCCACCTCGCCCGCGTACTCGCTGGCCGCGGCCATCGGTCCGGTCGTGGCGCTGGTGGGTGTCTACGCCCCCGGCGTCATGCTCGCGTCGTTCGTCCCGATGCTGCTGATCGCCTCGGCGTTCTACTACCTCAACAAGGTCGACCAGGACTGCGGGACGACCTTCTCGTGGGTCACCCGGGCGATGGGCCCGTGGGCCGGCTGGCTCGGCGGCTGGGCCATCACGATGACCGGCGTCCTGGTGATCGGCTCGCTGGCGGACGTGGCGGTGACATTCGCCCTGCTGGCCTTCGGTCTCGACAGCTGGGCCGAGAACGAGTTCGTGCGCCAGCTGCTCACGGTGCTGCTCATCATCGTGATGACGGCCGTGTGCGTCATCGGCACCGAGGTGTCGGCGCGGGTGCAGAACGTCCTCATCCTCGCGCAGGTCGCCTGCCTCATCGCGTTCGCCGTGGTGGCGCTCTACAAGGTCTACGCCGACACCGGCACCCTCGACGCCGTCGACCCGGCGTTCAGCTGGCTGGACCCCTTCGGGGCGGGCGGCGCAGGGCTGACGGCCGGCCTGCTGCTGGGCGTGTTCATCTACTGGGGCTGGGAGTCGGCGGTCAATCTCACCGAGGAGGTCGAGAACTCCGCCACCGCTCCGGGCAAGGCGGCCGTCTGGTCGACGGTCATCCTGCTGGTGACGTATGTGGCGGTCGCCTACGCCGTCGTCGCCTACGCCGGGCCGGCGTTCCTGTCCGAGAACGCCGCGGAGGAGGAGTTCATCTTCGCCATCCTCGCCGACGAGGCGATGGGCGGCTGGGACTGGGTGGTGCTGCTGGCGGTCTCCACCTCCGGGCTGGCCTCCACGCAGACGACGATCATCCCCGCCTCGCGCACGGCGCTGTCCATGGCCCGCCGGCACGCGCTGCCGTCCCACTACGGGCACATCAGCCCGCGTTTCCGCACCCCCGACGTGAGCACGTGGTGGGTGGCCGGCATCGCCATCGCCTGGTACTTGATCGTCCGTCAGATCAGCGAGAACGCCCTCTTCGACTCGCTCACCGCACTGTCCCTGCTGATCGCGTTCTACTACGCGCTCACGGGCATCGCCTGCGCCGTCTACTACCGCCGCCATCTCACCGAGAGCCTGCACAACTTCCTGCTCATCGGCCTCGGCCCGCTGATCGGTGCCGGACTGCTGGTCTGGCTGCTCGTCGAGTCGATCGGCGACATGGCCGATCCCGAGAACTCCTACAGCGGCGTCTCGTGGTTCGGGCTCGGCCCGCCGCTGGTCATCGGCATCGGCATCACTCTCGCGGGGGTGATCCTCATGATCGTGTGGCGGCTGATGGCCCCCACCTTCTGGGAGGAACGCCCCGAGGTGGCCGACCCCGACCTCGTGCACGGCGACAAGGAGCACTGA
- a CDS encoding universal stress protein gives MSIVLGYDESPGAVRALHVAIEVSAAFGEPLVLVYGAAAPGALGEEYTAHRDAVQAAGRTALSHAVGVADEAGVPTTVEVIDQKPAEALIEAATRHAARFIVVGSWGESPLRGALLGSTPHKLLHLSRTPVLCVPTEP, from the coding sequence ATGTCGATCGTTCTCGGATACGACGAGTCCCCGGGCGCGGTCCGCGCACTGCACGTCGCCATCGAGGTGTCGGCGGCGTTCGGCGAGCCCCTCGTGCTGGTCTACGGCGCCGCTGCGCCCGGCGCTCTCGGTGAGGAGTACACCGCTCACCGCGACGCCGTCCAGGCGGCCGGACGCACCGCGCTCTCGCACGCTGTCGGGGTGGCCGACGAGGCCGGTGTGCCGACCACGGTGGAGGTCATCGACCAGAAGCCGGCGGAGGCGCTGATCGAGGCAGCGACGCGCCATGCGGCGAGGTTCATCGTGGTCGGCAGCTGGGGTGAGAGCCCGTTGCGCGGGGCCCTGCTGGGCTCCACACCCCACAAACTGCTGCATCTGTCCCGTACGCCCGTCCTGTGTGTGCCCACCGAGCCGTGA